In one Liolophura sinensis isolate JHLJ2023 chromosome 11, CUHK_Ljap_v2, whole genome shotgun sequence genomic region, the following are encoded:
- the LOC135477425 gene encoding ORM1-like protein 3, which translates to MNVGVAHSELNPTHSYLNSKGIWLTYVLFIYFVHLLLLSVPFITVAVAWTLTNVIHDVSMFFMLHITKGTPWETGDQGQSRTETQWEQIDYGQQFTATKKFLTMVPIVLFFLASFYTKYDVLHFVINASCCLLSVIPKLPQLHGVRLFGINKY; encoded by the exons ATGAATGTGGGGGTGGCCCACAGTGAACTTAACCCCACACACTCGTACCTGAACAGTAAGGGCATCTGGCTTACCTATGTCCTCTTCATCTACTTTGTTCATCTGCTCCTGCTCAGTGTCCCGTTCATCACCGTCGCTGTGGCCTGGACGCTTACCAATGTCATACACGATGTT TCCATGTTCTTCATGCTGCACATAACCAAAGGTACCCCGTGGGAGACGGGAGACCAGGGTCAGTCACGGACAGAAACACAGTGGGAACAGATTGACTACGGACAGCAGTTCACCGCTACGAAAAAATTCCTCACCATGGTTCCAATTGTCTT atttttcctcgccagtttttatacaaaatatgacgtgttacattttgtaatcaATGCCTCGTGCTGCTTGCTAAGTGTTATTCCCAAGCTCCCCCAGCTACACGGAGTACGATTATTCGGCATCAACAAGTACTGA
- the LOC135477919 gene encoding wolframin-like, producing MATPTGRSEVLEGKPTEVTQKSSETDFSDSALQAANDGVEEQQLIVGKHFLSLAEAGVDAEENGNEAVHWLIKASRQGNVEATTLLSRCLETKLGTKEEVLPEITWCIKTTPVEKRVRHAARGLLADQPFTEERVLTRDEYLDAVTTFARSRLEKSVLTSAAKRLGNEISEAQFVKAVSKQIQGKVIPTTEEASLKEAEYESAGTFVKLTKYPRQTVASMMNHGLELASKEGTSWLVSLIPVNQIQIMLLLFAYSFLTPNFLFLVIPLFCFYLSFFGMVVSTLQMFYGRRKLSNVTTWAKMMQEHDVGIDLETAQSQFMWNSLTPYMVFFSSLFFTVASFSLAEKSYIPCSEVCLLAGAFAFLSFIALSDSYDFLLIISVFCSFMSTLPTFMAGFPYIPVFTWLISFLFSPVTYIQVGSLFRINIGLPSLSYVIVPVFFVRMAMKNSWQGTYRILVPHLVCYFWWNFMGSLFPFTTWTGLIRAGVGYALMPVMLPAMIAGGVGYGFYTILVVMKSDVVGKLLVTLLLLCIPILLTKSKTIFGAKFEAKYGTAKKVLMISLAVLSVLPLAFIRIPTHKVVDTPPLPWETYIRHCWTPSDSNMVGEQIKCAHLTGVRVNWSGVVRSVKVTQVDNSVEKFLNGLPTVFGEHLKCVYGQRYPPCDAEVMSEQELDACELMKASKHTCHVKEHNVLTFQLTVDVGEGADAHAVWIKADNKFKETVQALEPSDQVAFTAILKDGLGGPTPQVTLRQLTCTSRELPIMQIIEDELESLYERKINEVVKVAFHFVWYPFLEYAP from the exons ACTTCTCTGACTCCGCTCTACAAGCTGCAAACGATGGCGTGGAGGAACAGCAGTTAATCGTGGGAAAACATTTCCTCTCACTGGCCGAGGCTGGTGTCGATGCAGAGGAGAATGGAAACGAAGCTGTTCATTGGTTGATAAAGGCCTCTAGACAGGGAAATGTTGAGGCAACAACACTTTTGTCCAGATGTCTGGAAACCAAGCTAG GTACGAAAGAGGAAGTGTTACCTGAGATCACGTGGTGTATTAAGACAACACCTGTGGAGAAGAGAGTCCGCCATGCTGCTAGGGGCCTGTTAGCAGATCAACCGTTCACGGAAGAGCGTGTACTCACACGAGACGAGTACTTGGATGCTGTAACAACCTTTGCTAGATCTCGCCTGGAGAAGTCGGTGCTCACCTCAGCAG CCAAGCGACTGGGCAATGAGATCTCTGAGGCACAATTTGTGAAGGCTGTATCCAAGCAGATTCAGGGGAAGGTCATCCCCACCACGGAAGAAGCGTCACTGAAGGAAGCCGAGTATGAATCGGCCGGGACATTCGTCAAG TTGACGAAGTACCCTCGGCAGACAGTGGCGTCCATGATGAATCACGGGTTGGAGTTAGCCTCCAAGGAAGGCACTTCCTGGCTGGTCTCGCTCATCCCCGTCAACCAGATACagatcatgttgttgttgtttgcctACAGCTTCCTCACGCCGAACTTCCTGTTCCTGGTCATCCCTCTCTTCTGTTTCTACCTCTCCTTCTTTGGTATGGTCGTGTCTACACTGCAGATGTTCTACGGACGCCGCAAACTCTCGAACGTAACCACATGGGCGAAGATGATGCAGGAACATGATGTGGGGATCGACTTGGAGACCGCGCAGTCGCAGTTCATGTGGAACTCTCTCACTCCATACATGGTTTTCTTCAGCTCCCTCTTTTTCACCGTTGCCAGCTTTTCGCTGGCGGAAAAGAGTTACATCCCTTGTTCGGAGGTGTGTCTCTTGGCAGGAGCTTTCGCCTTTCTCAGTTTCATCGCCTTGAGTGACAGTTACGATTTTCTCTTGATCATATCTGTGTTCTGTAGCTTTATGTCCACTCTACCCACATTCATGGCCGGCTTCCCTTACATACCTGTCTTCACCTGGTTGATTAGCTTTTTATTCTCACCTGTTACGTACATCCAGGTGGGGTCACTGTTCAGGATCAACATTGGCCTCCCTTCCCTCTCTTACGTCATTGTACCCGTGTTTTTCGTGCGAATGGCAATGAAAAATTCCTGGCAAGGAACATACCGGATTTTGGTTCCTCATTTGGTGTGTTACTTCTGGTGGAACTTCATGGGTTCTCTTTTCCCTTTCACTACTTGGACTGGTCTGATCCGTGCTGGGGTAGGGTATGCTCTGATGCCTGTCATGTTACCGGCAATGATCGCGGGAGGGGTGGGGTATGGGTTTTACACTATCCTGGTTGTCATGAAGAGCGATGTGGTGGGAAAACTTCTGGTCACCCTGTTGCTACTGTGCATCCCCATTCTTCTGACGAAAAGTAAAACGATTTTTGGGGCGAAATTCGAAGCGAAGTACGGCACGGCGAAGAAGGTGTTAATGATATCGCTGGCAGTTCTGTCTGTGCTTCCGCTGGCTTTCATCAGAATCCCCACACACAAAGTTGTTGACACCCCGCCGTTGCCTTGGGAAACCTACATCCGCCATTGCTGGACACCGAGTGATTCAAACATGGTGGGGGAGCAAATCAAATGCGCTCACCTGACGGGAGTGAGAGTGAACTGGTCCGGGGTTGTCCGGAGTGTAAAAGTAACACAGGTAGACAACAGCGTGGAGAAGTTTTTGAATGGTTTGCCCACCGTGTTCGGGGAGCACCTGAAGTGTGTATATGGGCAGCGATATCCTCCCTGTGACGCAGAGGTGATGAGTGAACAAGAGCTGGACGCTTGTGAGCTGATGAAGGCCAGCAAACACACCTGTCATGTTAAGGAACACAACGTCCTTACCTTCCAGCTCACGGTTGATGTAGGGGAAGGAGCGGACGCTCATGCTGTCTGGATCAAAGCCGATAACAAGTTCAAGGAAACCGTCCAGGCGTTAGAACCGTCAGACCAGGTGGCCTTCACGGCCATCCTGAAGGACGGGTTGGGAGGTCCGACACCTCAGGTTACCCTGCGGCAGCTCACCTGTACCAGCCGGGAGTTACCTATCATGCAGATAATCGAGGACGAATTGGAAAGTTTGTACGAGAGAAAAATCAACGAAGTTGTCAAAGTCGCCTTCCATTTTGTGTGGTACCCCTTCCTGGAGTACGCACCTTAA
- the LOC135477664 gene encoding neurotrypsin-like, with product MNGVWGTVCDDDWDLRHANVVCRELGYSGARRATKKGHFGRGQGPVWLDDVRCTGAESSLFSCGRASSQVNDCGHNEDAGAVCTGLPIRLTNTYSGRLEVYRGGKWGTVCEERWDILEARVICRQMGYASAIRVFRARDTSPGGGPIHMTQVNCTGNEADFFSCPFNVPDKRTCTHAMDVGLECGTAHCSDC from the exons ATGAATGGGGTGTGGGGTACCGTGTGTGACGACGACTGGGACCTGCGTCACGCTAACGTCGTGTGTCGCGAGCTGGGTTACAGTGGTGCCAGGAGGGCCACGAAAAAGGGCCACTTCGGACGAGGACAAGGCCCCGTGTGGTTGGATGACGTCAGATGTACCGGCGCGGAAAGCAGCCTGTTCAGCTGTGGTCGAGCGTCCAGTCAGGTCAATGATTGTGGCCATAATGAGGACGCCGGTGCCGTCTGCACAG GTTTGCCGATTCGGCTGACGAACACGTACTCAGGTCGCCTGGAGGTGTACCGAGGCGGGAAGTGGGGGACCGTGTGCGAGGAACGCTGGGATATTCTGGAAGCCCGGGTGATCTGCCGACAAATGGGATACGCCTCAGCCATACGGGTGTTCAGGGCTCGGGACACCAGCCCCGGGGGAGGCCCTATCCACATGACACAGGTCAACTGTACCGGAAATGAGGCCGACTTCTTTAGCTGTCCCTTTAATGTCCCGGACAAGAGGACATGCACGCACGCCATGGACGTCGGCCTGGAATGTGGAACAGCGCATTGTTCTGATTGTtga